In a genomic window of Streptomyces koelreuteriae:
- a CDS encoding LCP family protein, producing MDAQRRGRGEQMDPADQWVLNPNTGEYELRLNPSGAQSRTAPRNATTRSTPARSAAPRGGASRESAPRQGAPREGATRTEVPPQRRRRGAPEEPPPGRRGGRRPVQQKPGKAKKVLLWTGGTMAFVLVGVSAAGYLYLQHLEGNVSTTDVGNAGASNFSKDEAFSVLIIGTDKRTGEGNEGYGDKGSSGHADTTILLHVAKDRSNATALSIPRDLIVNIPDCPTTLEDGSKKVVPGIRGARFNRSLGEGDRDPGCTMRTVKENTGITVDHFMMADFNAVKTLTTAVDGVDVCVEKPVNDKESKLVLPAGESTVEGEQALAFVRTRKSFGNSGDLDRIKVQQQFLGSLMRKMSSSDTLTSPSKLLNLAEAATKALTVDEAIGRVSTLKDVALELKKVPTKNISFTTVPVVDNPAEKVKATVVLDESKAPQVFDMIENDVSFTEVKQQEKKEKDAQAARLKGTKAAASEVRVRIMNGGAVAGSAQKTLQYLQVEEGVTKSENAGNAPAELAKTTLEYGPDQADQARRLADIMGLSGSALKPGESVNNSQGVPAMTLTLGKDFKGAGVKLNAPVEAADVEKSTADKVKCAS from the coding sequence GTGGACGCGCAACGCCGTGGGCGGGGGGAACAGATGGACCCCGCAGACCAGTGGGTACTCAATCCGAACACCGGCGAATACGAACTGCGACTGAATCCATCCGGAGCGCAATCGCGGACGGCTCCCCGTAACGCCACCACACGTTCGACACCCGCACGTTCGGCCGCTCCGCGCGGGGGTGCTTCCCGTGAGAGCGCTCCCCGTCAGGGCGCTCCTCGTGAGGGCGCGACCCGCACCGAGGTGCCGCCGCAGCGCAGGCGGCGCGGTGCTCCCGAGGAGCCGCCGCCGGGGCGCCGCGGTGGGCGCCGGCCGGTGCAGCAGAAGCCGGGCAAGGCGAAGAAGGTCCTGCTGTGGACCGGCGGCACGATGGCGTTCGTGCTGGTCGGGGTCAGTGCGGCGGGCTACCTCTACCTCCAGCATCTGGAGGGCAACGTCTCGACGACCGACGTCGGCAACGCGGGCGCCAGCAACTTCAGCAAGGACGAGGCCTTCAGCGTCCTCATCATCGGCACGGACAAGCGCACCGGCGAGGGCAACGAGGGCTACGGCGACAAGGGCAGCTCCGGGCACGCCGACACCACGATCCTGCTGCACGTCGCGAAGGACCGCTCCAACGCGACCGCGCTGAGCATCCCGCGCGACCTGATCGTGAACATCCCCGACTGCCCGACGACACTGGAGGACGGCTCGAAGAAGGTCGTCCCCGGCATCCGGGGTGCCCGCTTCAACCGGAGCCTCGGGGAGGGCGATCGCGACCCCGGCTGCACGATGCGCACGGTGAAGGAGAACACCGGCATCACCGTCGACCACTTCATGATGGCCGACTTCAACGCGGTGAAGACGCTGACCACGGCGGTGGACGGGGTCGACGTGTGTGTGGAGAAGCCGGTCAACGACAAGGAGTCCAAACTCGTCCTGCCCGCGGGCGAGTCGACGGTCGAGGGCGAGCAGGCCCTCGCGTTCGTCCGTACGCGCAAGAGCTTCGGCAACAGCGGTGACCTCGACCGGATCAAGGTGCAGCAGCAGTTCCTGGGCTCACTGATGCGCAAGATGTCCTCCAGCGACACCCTCACGAGCCCGTCCAAGCTGCTGAACCTGGCCGAGGCCGCGACGAAGGCGCTGACGGTGGACGAGGCGATCGGCAGGGTCAGCACGCTCAAGGACGTCGCCCTGGAGCTGAAGAAGGTGCCGACGAAGAACATCAGCTTCACGACGGTGCCGGTGGTGGACAACCCGGCGGAGAAGGTGAAGGCCACGGTCGTCCTCGACGAGTCCAAGGCCCCGCAGGTGTTCGACATGATCGAGAACGACGTCTCCTTCACCGAGGTCAAGCAGCAGGAGAAGAAGGAGAAGGACGCCCAGGCCGCCCGGCTGAAGGGCACCAAGGCCGCGGCCTCCGAGGTGCGGGTGCGGATCATGAACGGCGGTGCCGTCGCCGGCAGCGCGCAGAAGACCCTCCAGTACCTCCAGGTCGAGGAGGGCGTCACCAAGTCGGAGAACGCCGGCAACGCGCCCGCCGAGCTGGCGAAGACGACCCTCGAGTACGGCCCCGACCAAGCCGACCAGGCGCGTCGGCTCGCCGACATCATGGGGCTGTCCGGGTCCGCGCTGAAGCCCGGCGAGAGTGTGAACAACTCGCAGGGCGTGCCCGCGATGACCCTGACCCTCGGCAAGGACTTCAAGGGCGCCGGCGTGAAGCTCAACGCCCCGGTCGAGGCGGCGGACGTGGAGAAGTCCACCGCCGACAAGGTGAAGTGCGCGAGTTGA
- a CDS encoding LCP family protein, with translation MDAQSRGRADDIDPADQWVLNPNTGEYEMRLPPSAPQSGVPGPRKPPASDTDPSALGSTQPLGRSEAPGRRRSEAPGRAVPPPRRRRGAPAPAPEEPLPGRRGRRPAKKAAKGKKALLWTGGVMAFVLVAGAGAAYFYIEHLNSNIASVSDDGASTGGFEKDKAINILLIGTDKRTGAGNEKYGDAGSVGHADTTILLHVSKDRSNATALSIPRDLIVDIPDCPTTQADGTQKVIPGTPKTRFNTSLGQDDRTPSCTMRTVTELTGVKPDNFMVADFNAVKTLTSAVGGVEVCLGKDIDDPDSHLKLSKGNHTIEGEQALAFVRTRHSVGFGGDLSRIGLQQQFLSALMRKLKDNDTLTSPSKMLDLAEAGTKALTVDSQLSSIGKLKDLGLELGKLNTKNLTFATTPVIDNPAEKVPTTVVLNESSAPQVFDMIKNDVSFTAVKEKKKKEAAAVAARLKGSKSAASEVRVRIMNGGAVAGSAQETLSWLQVEEGVTKSENAGNAPAELAKTTLEYAPDQADQARRLADIMGLPGSAMKPGKSVENAQGVPAMTLTLGKDFKGAGSSQTTPAKAPADVDKSTADKVECAE, from the coding sequence GGCCGCGCAAACCACCGGCCTCCGATACGGACCCGTCGGCGCTCGGCAGCACGCAGCCGCTCGGCCGCAGCGAGGCGCCCGGCCGCCGGCGGTCCGAGGCGCCCGGCCGTGCGGTGCCGCCGCCGCGCAGGCGCCGCGGGGCTCCGGCCCCGGCTCCGGAGGAGCCGCTGCCGGGGCGGCGCGGGCGCCGGCCCGCCAAGAAGGCCGCGAAGGGCAAGAAGGCCCTGCTGTGGACCGGCGGCGTGATGGCGTTCGTGCTGGTCGCCGGGGCGGGCGCCGCGTACTTCTACATCGAGCACCTGAACAGCAACATCGCGTCGGTCTCCGACGACGGCGCGAGCACCGGTGGCTTCGAGAAGGACAAGGCCATCAACATCCTGCTGATCGGCACCGACAAGCGCACCGGCGCGGGCAACGAGAAGTACGGCGACGCGGGCAGTGTCGGGCACGCCGACACCACGATCCTGCTGCATGTCTCCAAGGACCGTTCGAACGCGACCGCGCTGAGCATCCCCCGGGACCTGATCGTCGACATCCCGGACTGCCCGACCACGCAGGCGGACGGGACGCAGAAGGTCATCCCGGGCACGCCCAAGACCCGCTTCAACACCAGCCTCGGCCAGGACGACCGGACCCCGAGCTGCACCATGCGGACCGTGACGGAGCTGACCGGGGTCAAGCCGGACAACTTCATGGTCGCCGACTTCAACGCGGTCAAGACGCTGACCAGCGCGGTCGGCGGGGTCGAGGTCTGCCTCGGCAAGGACATCGACGACCCGGACTCGCACCTCAAGCTGTCGAAGGGCAACCACACCATCGAGGGCGAGCAGGCGCTGGCCTTCGTGCGCACCCGGCACTCGGTCGGCTTCGGCGGCGACCTGAGCCGGATCGGGCTCCAGCAGCAGTTCCTGAGCGCGCTGATGCGCAAGCTGAAGGACAACGACACGCTCACCAGCCCCTCCAAGATGCTCGACCTGGCCGAGGCGGGCACGAAGGCGCTGACCGTCGACTCGCAGCTCTCCAGCATCGGCAAGCTGAAGGACCTCGGTCTGGAGCTGGGCAAGCTCAACACCAAGAACCTGACGTTCGCCACCACGCCGGTGATCGACAACCCGGCGGAGAAGGTCCCGACCACGGTCGTCCTCAACGAGTCGTCGGCCCCGCAGGTCTTCGACATGATCAAGAACGACGTCTCCTTCACCGCGGTCAAGGAAAAGAAGAAGAAGGAAGCCGCCGCGGTGGCCGCCCGGCTCAAGGGCAGCAAGTCCGCGGCCTCCGAGGTGCGGGTGCGGATCATGAACGGCGGTGCCGTCGCCGGCAGCGCCCAGGAGACGCTGAGCTGGCTGCAGGTCGAGGAGGGCGTCACCAAGTCGGAGAACGCCGGCAACGCGCCCGCCGAGCTGGCCAAGACGACCCTGGAGTACGCCCCCGACCAGGCCGACCAGGCCCGCCGCCTCGCCGACATCATGGGCCTGCCCGGGTCCGCGATGAAGCCGGGCAAGAGTGTGGAGAACGCCCAGGGCGTGCCCGCGATGACCCTGACCCTCGGCAAGGACTTCAAGGGCGCGGGCTCTTCCCAGACCACTCCCGCCAAGGCGCCGGCGGACGTGGACAAGTCCACGGCGGACAAGGTGGAGTGCGCCGAGTGA
- a CDS encoding glycosyltransferase family 2 protein, producing MNANPDVRHPAVSVIMPVLNEERHLRGAVQAILAQEYAGEMEVVIALGPSTDRTDEIAAQLVADDPRVHTVPNPTGRTPAALNAAINASRHPIVVRVDGHGMLSPNYIATAVRLLQETGAQNVGGVMHAEGENDWEHAVAAAMTSKIGVGNAAFHTGGEAQQADTVYLGVFRREALEQQGGYNVEFIRAQDWELNFRIREAGGLIWFSPELRVSYRPRPSVKALAKQYKDYGRWRHVVARYHEGSINLRYLAPPTAVCAIAAGTLVGALLTPWGFVVPGGYLAAILAGSVPAGKGLPLKARLQIPVALATMHMSWGWGFLTSPRALARKVIASRRPAVRADASAS from the coding sequence ATGAACGCCAATCCCGACGTGCGCCACCCCGCCGTTTCCGTGATCATGCCCGTCCTCAATGAGGAACGGCATCTGCGGGGAGCAGTCCAAGCGATCCTCGCGCAGGAGTACGCCGGCGAGATGGAGGTCGTGATCGCCCTGGGTCCGTCCACGGACCGCACGGACGAGATCGCGGCTCAGCTCGTCGCGGACGACCCGCGTGTGCACACCGTCCCGAACCCGACCGGTCGCACGCCGGCCGCCCTGAACGCGGCGATCAACGCCTCCCGCCACCCGATCGTCGTGCGCGTCGACGGGCACGGCATGCTCTCGCCGAACTACATCGCCACCGCCGTACGGCTCCTTCAGGAGACCGGCGCGCAGAACGTCGGCGGCGTCATGCACGCCGAGGGCGAGAACGACTGGGAGCACGCAGTCGCCGCCGCGATGACCTCGAAGATAGGGGTCGGCAACGCCGCCTTCCACACCGGCGGCGAGGCCCAGCAGGCCGACACCGTCTACCTCGGCGTCTTCCGGCGCGAGGCGCTGGAGCAGCAGGGCGGCTACAACGTGGAGTTCATCCGCGCCCAGGACTGGGAGCTGAACTTCCGCATCCGTGAGGCCGGCGGGCTGATCTGGTTCTCGCCCGAGCTGCGGGTGTCGTACCGGCCGCGGCCGAGCGTGAAGGCCCTCGCCAAGCAGTACAAGGACTACGGCCGCTGGCGGCATGTCGTCGCCCGCTACCACGAGGGTTCGATCAACCTGCGCTATCTCGCCCCGCCGACCGCCGTGTGCGCGATCGCGGCCGGGACCCTGGTGGGCGCGCTGCTGACGCCGTGGGGCTTCGTGGTGCCCGGCGGCTATCTCGCGGCGATCCTCGCCGGTTCGGTCCCGGCGGGCAAGGGGCTGCCGCTGAAGGCGCGGCTGCAGATCCCCGTGGCGCTGGCCACCATGCACATGTCGTGGGGCTGGGGCTTTCTGACCAGTCCGCGGGCGCTGGCCCGCAAGGTGATCGCGAGCCGGCGGCCTGCCGTGCGTGCGGACGCTTCCGCGAGCTGA
- a CDS encoding LCP family protein: MRRGAERTGEVTQSGVREDGKRQNVRHEPDPDEERPTPSGRPSDGDEDASAGDAGTPDAEGLPSASPPDAEGLPSASTPDAERLPTGSASTPDAESLPTGSASTPDAESLPSASKPDAEGPSTTSTSTPGPDSPPSTTAPDSPGRDDAAGGDGGAGGRTRGGPAPRRRRLLKWSALLLAVLILGTAGAGYLYYRHLNGNIKKDALNLGDSKVAAPTPNAAGQTPLNILLIGSDARDSKENQKLGGARETFGATPLADVQMLLHLSADRTNMSVISMPRDTLVKIPKCTDPDDGKVYEATQGRTMTNQSLGHGGPGCAVATWQELTGIHIDHFIMVDFAGVVSMADAVGGVPVCVDANIHSRTSDGKGSGLKLEKGTSYIQGEQALQWLRTRYGFEDGSDLARAKAQHMYMNAMVRQLRDNMTLSSPNKLRRLAEEATRAMTVDPGLDTVKKLYDLSDELRKVEPKRITMTTMPNRYVGARVEPTEDAEQLFRLVREDIALDGKDKARKPAAEQGSTDPAAADDEIAVQVRNGTRTDTLAAARGRAGTVAGLLKEEGFAQAVADTTGSWSEERTVVRYPSADLEGDAQRLAKALGVPLSSVQRSTDVSGITLVVGADWREGADYKAPEENDKTPKSAEALNGADDKACMHVSPAFVWD; this comes from the coding sequence ATGCGCCGGGGGGCGGAGAGGACCGGGGAAGTGACGCAGAGCGGTGTGCGGGAGGACGGTAAGCGGCAGAACGTCCGCCACGAACCGGACCCGGACGAGGAGCGGCCGACGCCGAGCGGCCGGCCGTCCGACGGCGACGAAGACGCGTCGGCGGGAGACGCGGGCACGCCGGACGCCGAGGGCCTGCCCAGCGCGAGCCCTCCCGACGCAGAAGGCCTGCCGAGCGCGAGTACGCCCGACGCCGAGCGTCTGCCGACCGGGAGCGCGAGCACGCCCGACGCCGAAAGCCTGCCGACCGGGAGCGCGAGCACGCCCGACGCCGAAAGCCTGCCGAGCGCGAGCAAGCCCGACGCAGAAGGTCCGTCGACCACGAGCACGAGCACGCCCGGCCCCGACAGCCCGCCGTCGACAACAGCCCCGGACTCACCCGGCCGCGACGATGCCGCCGGCGGCGACGGTGGGGCCGGTGGTCGGACGCGTGGCGGTCCGGCTCCCCGCAGGCGGCGGCTGCTGAAGTGGTCCGCTCTGCTGCTGGCCGTGCTGATACTCGGGACGGCCGGGGCCGGTTACCTCTACTACCGGCATCTGAACGGCAACATCAAGAAGGACGCCCTCAACCTCGGCGACAGCAAGGTCGCCGCTCCGACGCCCAACGCCGCCGGGCAGACCCCGCTGAACATCCTGCTCATCGGCTCCGACGCGCGGGACAGCAAGGAGAACCAGAAACTCGGCGGCGCCCGCGAGACGTTCGGCGCCACGCCCCTCGCCGACGTCCAGATGCTGCTGCACCTGTCCGCCGACCGCACCAACATGTCGGTCATCAGCATGCCCCGCGACACCCTGGTGAAGATCCCGAAGTGCACCGACCCGGACGACGGGAAGGTGTACGAGGCGACCCAGGGGCGGACGATGACCAACCAGAGCCTCGGACACGGCGGTCCGGGCTGCGCCGTGGCCACCTGGCAGGAGCTCACCGGCATCCACATCGACCACTTCATCATGGTCGACTTCGCCGGCGTGGTGTCGATGGCCGACGCCGTCGGGGGCGTCCCCGTGTGCGTCGACGCCAACATCCACTCCCGCACCTCCGACGGCAAGGGCTCGGGCCTGAAACTGGAGAAGGGCACCTCGTACATCCAGGGCGAGCAGGCCCTGCAGTGGCTGCGCACCCGCTACGGCTTCGAGGACGGCAGCGACCTCGCCCGCGCCAAGGCCCAGCACATGTACATGAACGCGATGGTCCGCCAGCTGCGCGACAACATGACCCTGAGCAGCCCGAACAAGCTCCGCAGACTGGCCGAGGAGGCCACCCGGGCCATGACGGTCGACCCGGGCCTGGACACCGTCAAGAAGCTCTACGACCTCAGCGACGAGCTGCGCAAGGTGGAGCCGAAGCGCATCACCATGACCACGATGCCCAACCGCTACGTCGGCGCCCGCGTCGAACCGACGGAGGACGCCGAGCAGCTGTTCCGGCTGGTGCGGGAGGACATCGCCCTGGACGGCAAGGACAAGGCGAGGAAGCCGGCCGCCGAGCAGGGCTCCACCGACCCGGCCGCGGCCGACGACGAGATCGCCGTCCAGGTCCGCAACGGCACCCGCACCGACACCCTGGCCGCGGCCCGGGGACGCGCCGGCACGGTGGCCGGGCTGCTGAAGGAGGAGGGCTTCGCCCAGGCCGTCGCCGACACCACCGGCTCATGGAGCGAGGAGCGGACCGTCGTCCGCTACCCGAGCGCCGACCTGGAGGGCGACGCCCAGCGTCTCGCCAAGGCCCTGGGCGTCCCGCTGAGTTCGGTGCAGCGCTCCACCGACGTCTCCGGCATCACCCTCGTCGTGGGCGCCGACTGGCGGGAGGGCGCGGACTACAAGGCGCCCGAGGAGAACGACAAGACCCCGAAGTCGGCCGAGGCGCTCAACGGCGCCGACGACAAGGCCTGTATGCACGTGAGCCCGGCGTTCGTCTGGGACTGA
- a CDS encoding LCP family protein — translation MARSSGVQGEGTKPGAVPREPAPGGSTGPGGGRGGREGRGGHGGRRARRGRRVLRWSATTLSVLVLGTAGAGYLYYEHLNGNIEKGQRSSGDSKARRAAPNAAGQTPLNILLIGSDSRNSDENVKLGGARNDRGAPPRGDVQMLIHLAADRESAAVVSIPRDTRVDIPKCTDPESGRTYPPVNTIINASLARGGAGCTLATWQNLTGVYIDHWMTIDFAGVVKMADAIGGVEVCVEQNVWDRPLPGVPGGSGLKLKAGKTKVQGEQALQWLRTRHAWGSDPLRARAQHMYMNSMIRTLKSQNVFTDTGRLTDLAEAATESLHVSEEIGTVKKLYDLGAQLKTVPTDRITMTTLPTAADPEDANHLIPAGADADRVWEMVRDDVPFDDKGGKSASKKAGSKQPGSEKASRDPAAADGEIGVLVRNATRSDTLGPVTGRAGAIARSLVGKGFTKAAADTSGALAEERTVVRYPSAELAGDAQRVAKSLGIPQSSVRRSTDVSGVTVVVGADWRTGTSYPKQPAPKAGDLPGDADALNGSDAGKCMNVYAPYRW, via the coding sequence ATGGCGCGCAGCAGCGGTGTGCAGGGGGAGGGGACGAAACCGGGTGCCGTTCCGCGTGAGCCGGCCCCGGGCGGATCCACCGGGCCGGGCGGCGGCCGGGGCGGACGCGAGGGCCGGGGCGGACACGGAGGCCGCCGGGCCCGCCGGGGACGCCGGGTACTGCGCTGGTCGGCGACGACCCTCTCCGTGCTGGTCCTCGGGACCGCCGGCGCCGGCTACCTCTACTACGAGCATCTGAACGGCAACATCGAGAAGGGCCAGCGCAGCAGCGGCGACTCCAAGGCGCGGCGGGCCGCTCCGAACGCGGCCGGGCAGACGCCCCTGAACATCCTGCTGATCGGCTCCGACAGCCGTAACTCCGACGAGAACGTGAAGCTGGGCGGCGCCAGGAACGACCGCGGCGCTCCGCCGCGGGGCGATGTGCAGATGCTCATCCATCTGGCCGCGGACCGCGAGAGCGCCGCCGTGGTGAGCATTCCGCGCGACACCCGCGTCGACATACCCAAGTGCACCGACCCGGAGTCCGGCCGGACGTACCCGCCGGTCAACACGATCATCAACGCCTCGCTGGCCCGGGGCGGCGCGGGTTGCACGCTGGCGACCTGGCAGAACCTCACCGGGGTCTACATCGACCACTGGATGACGATCGACTTCGCGGGCGTGGTGAAGATGGCGGACGCCATCGGCGGGGTCGAGGTGTGCGTGGAGCAGAACGTGTGGGACCGCCCGCTGCCCGGCGTGCCCGGCGGCTCCGGTCTGAAGCTGAAGGCCGGCAAGACCAAGGTCCAGGGCGAGCAGGCCCTGCAGTGGCTGCGCACCCGCCACGCCTGGGGCAGCGACCCGCTGCGGGCCAGGGCGCAGCACATGTACATGAACTCGATGATCCGCACGCTCAAGTCGCAGAACGTCTTCACCGACACCGGGCGGCTGACGGACCTGGCCGAGGCGGCCACCGAGTCGTTGCACGTGTCCGAGGAGATCGGCACGGTGAAGAAGCTGTACGACCTGGGGGCACAGCTCAAGACCGTGCCGACGGACCGCATCACCATGACGACGCTGCCCACGGCCGCGGACCCGGAGGACGCCAATCACCTGATACCGGCGGGCGCCGACGCCGACCGGGTGTGGGAGATGGTCCGCGACGACGTGCCGTTCGACGACAAGGGCGGGAAGTCCGCCTCGAAGAAGGCCGGTTCGAAGCAGCCCGGTTCGGAGAAGGCCTCCCGGGATCCGGCCGCGGCGGACGGCGAGATCGGTGTCCTGGTGCGGAACGCCACCCGCTCCGACACCCTCGGCCCGGTGACCGGACGCGCGGGCGCCATCGCCCGGTCCCTCGTGGGGAAGGGCTTCACGAAGGCCGCGGCGGACACCTCGGGCGCGCTGGCCGAGGAGCGGACCGTCGTGCGCTATCCGAGCGCCGAGCTGGCGGGCGATGCCCAGCGCGTCGCCAAGTCGCTCGGCATTCCGCAGAGTTCGGTGCGGAGGTCCACCGACGTATCCGGTGTGACGGTCGTCGTGGGCGCCGACTGGCGTACGGGGACGTCGTATCCGAAGCAGCCGGCCCCGAAGGCCGGAGACCTCCCCGGTGACGCGGACGCGCTCAACGGCTCGGACGCCGGTAAGTGCATGAACGTGTACGCGCCCTACCGCTGGTAG